The following coding sequences are from one Gossypium raimondii isolate GPD5lz chromosome 4, ASM2569854v1, whole genome shotgun sequence window:
- the LOC105779908 gene encoding protein INVOLVED IN DE NOVO 2 has translation MDISSGEGSDISESEMEEYEDKYYEKLKNGNYKIKISNEKYTCPFCPKKKKQDFLYKDLLQHASGVGKSNSDKRSAREKANHLALFKYLENDLRGTVGSSSSSAAAAAEAEDPLSGCDHDEKIVWPWTGVVVNIPTQKLEDGRSVGGSGSKLRDELIRRGFNPLRVHPLWNYRGHSGTAVVEFRKDWPGLHNALSFEKAYEADHRGKKDWFANNAVKEGLYAWVARADDYKSSTIIGEHLRKIGDLKTVSELMEEEARKQDRLVTNLTNIIETKNKHIQEMEQRCSETSKSLEALMEEKDNLSQAYNEEIKKIQVSARDHFQRIFSDHEKLKSQLESHKKDLELRGVELEKREALNESERKKLAEELEENAVQNSALHLAALEQKRADENVMKLAEDQKRQKEELHNRIIQLEKKLDQKQALELEIEQLRGSLNVIRHMGDEDDIEVLEKVDASLKELREKEAELEDLEALNQTLIVRERKSNDELQDARKELINGLKEISTRSQIGVKRMGELDSKPFLEAMKRRYNEELAEERASEVCSLWEEYLKDPDWHPFKRIKLEGGEEYQEVIDDEDEKLRDLTDQMGIEAYKSVTSAIKEINEYNPSGRYIISELWNYGEGRKATLKEGVTFLLKLWDNAKRKRGMT, from the exons ATGGATATCAGCTCTGGAGAAGGTTCAGACATCAGTGAGTCTGAAATGGAAGAGTATGAAGATAAAtactatgaaaaattaaagaatggGAATTACAAAATCAAGATTTCCAATGAAAAGTATACTTGCCCCTTTTGTCCCAAGAAGAAAAAGCAAGATTTTTTATATAAGGATCTCCTGCAGCATGCTTCTGGTGTAGGAAAAAGCAATTCTGATAAAAGAAGTGCTAGAGAGAAAGCAAATCACCTAGCTTTGTTTAAGTATTTGGAAAATGATCTTCGTGGGACTGTGGGAAGTAGTTCATCTTCGGCGGCGGCGGCAGCAGAGGCGGAGGACCCTCTTAGTGGTTGTGACCATGATGAGAAGATCGTGTGGCCATGGACTGGAGTTGTGGTTAATATTCCTACTCAAAAGTTAGAGGACGGGCGATCTGTAGGAGGAAGTGGATCCAAGTTGAGGGATGAGTTGATCAGGAGAGGGTTCAACCCCTTAAGAGTTCACCCACTATGGAATTATCGTGGTCATTCAGGGACTGCGGTTGTCGAGTTCCGTAAAGACTGGCCAGGGCTACATAATGCATTATCATTTGAGAAGGCTTATGAGGCAGATCATCGTGGTAAAAAGGATTGGTTTGCTAATAATGCTGTTAAAGAAGGTCTTTATGCTTGGGTTGCACGCGCTGATGACTACAAGTCAAGTACCATTATTGGCGAACATTTACGCAAGATTGGTGACCTTAAGACCGTTTCTGAGCTCATGGAGGAAGAAGCCAGGAAACAAGACAGACTGGTAACAAATTTGACAAATATCATTGAGactaaaaataaacacatacaGGAGATGGAACAAAGATGTTCTGAAACTTCCAAGTCCCTCGAGGCcttaatggaagaaaaggaTAACCTTAGTCAAGCATATAATGAAG AGATTAAAAAGATTCAAGTAAGTGCAAGGGATCACTTCCAGAGGATTTTTAGTGACCATGAAAAACTGAAGTCACAGTTAGAATCCCATAAGAAAGACCTAGAGTTGCGTGGAGTTGAACTTGAAAAGCGTGAGGCACTGAATGAAAGTGAAAGGAAAAAGTTGGCTGAGGAGCTTGAAGAG AATGCTGTTCAAAATAGTGCACTACATTTGGCTGCTTTGGAGCAAAAAAGGGCtgatgaaaatgtaatgaaattgGCTGAAGATCAGAAG AGGCAGAAGGAGGAACTTCACAACAGGATAATTCAGCTTGAGAAAAAATTAGATCAAAAACAGGCATTGGAACTGGAAATTGAGCAACTGCGAGGATCACTGAATGTAATTAGGCACATGGGAGATGAAGATGATATAGAAGTTCTTGAGAAAGTGGATGCAAGTCTtaaagagttgagagaaaaaGAGGCAGAGCTTGAAGACTTAGAAGCATTAAACCAAACTCTTATTGTAAGAGAGCGCAAGAGCAATGATGAACTGCAGGATGCTCGCAAAGAATTGATTAAT ggattaaaagaaatatccACCCGTTCACAAATTGGTGTCAAGAGAATGGGAGAGCTTGACAGTAAACCGTTCCTTGAAGCCATGAAAAGAAGGTATAATGAGGAACTAGCAGAGGAGAGAGCTTCAGAAGTCTGCTCATTGTGGGAAGAATATCTGAAGGATCCTGACTGGCATCCTTTTAAACGCATTAAGCTTGAAGGAGGAGAAGAATATCAG GAAgtgattgatgatgaagatgaaaagTTGAGAGATTTGACGGATCAGATGGGTATTGAAGCGTATAAGTCAGTTACTTCAGCcataaaggaaataaatgaaTACAATCCAAGTGGAAGGTATATAATTTCTGAGTTGTGGAATTACGGAGAAGGAAGAAAGGCAACCCTGAAAGAGGGTGTTACATTCTTACTGAAGCTTTGGGACAACGCTAAACGCAAGCGAGGAATGACCTGA